One genomic segment of Hordeum vulgare subsp. vulgare chromosome 2H, MorexV3_pseudomolecules_assembly, whole genome shotgun sequence includes these proteins:
- the LOC123428074 gene encoding farnesyl pyrophosphate synthase-like — protein MGALAASIASHVPSGMLSAGLAALAALPNPGELVRKAARLEDELRELLRLNGRGAGAGAGPEQGAQQTRERFLRAYERLKDELLNDRAFNFDFTDETRQWVAKMLDYNVPGGKLNRGLSVIDSYMLLREGTEVDDEDFYLACVLGWCIEWLQASALVLDDITDNAYTRRDNLCWYKLPTVGLSAINDGVLLKCHVQAIIKRYFKEKFYFMELMELWNEIGLQTAMGQMLDLITTHTGAKDLARYRIQGYRRIVKYKTSYYSFYLPVACALLLNGAKLSDYVELKNVLIEMGVYFQIQDDYLDCFGDPQVIGKVGTDIEDYKCSWLIVQAMELANENEMKILYENYGKSSPECVAAVKNVYKELDLQDIFLEYESRVYKHLVSTIDAEPDRAIREILKIFLKKIYRRKK, from the exons ATGGGGGCGTTGGCGGCGTCGATCGCGTCGCACGTGCCGTCGGGGATGCTGAGCGCGGGGCTGGCGGCGCTGGCGGCGCTGCCGAACCCCGGCGAGCTGGTGCGGAAGGCGGCGCGGCTGGAGGACGAGCTGCGGGAGCTGCTCCGGCTGAACGGCCGTGGcgccggggcgggggcggggccgGAGCAGGGGGCGCAGCAGACGCGGGAGCGGTTCCTGCGCGCGTACGAGCGGCTCAAGGACGAGCTCCTCAACGACCGCGCCTTCAACTTCGACTTCACCGACGAGACCAGGCAGTGGGTCGCCAAG ATGCTGGACTACAACGTGCCTGGAG GGAAGCTGAACCGGGGGCTGTCGGTGATCGACAGCTACATGCTGCTGCGCGAAGGGACGGAGGTTGACGACGAGGACTTCTACCTCGCCTGCGTGCTCGGGTGGTGCATCGAATGGCTCCAGGCGTCTGCGCTGGTgctggatgatatcacggacaacGCCTACACGAGGCGGGACAACCTCTGCTGGTACAAGCTGCCCACC GTTGGTCTGTCTGCGATAAACGACGGTGTGCTGCTGAAATGCCACGTCCAGGCCATCATCAAGCGCTACTTCAAGGAGAAGTTCTACTTCATGGAGCTCATGGAGCTATGGAACGAG ATTGGGTTGCAGACCGCCATGGGGCAGATGCTGGACCTCATCACCACCCACACCGGCGCCAAGGATCTCGCCAGATACAGGATCCAAGG GTACCGCCGCATTGTCAAGTACAAGACGTCCTACTACTCCTTCTACCTGCCG GTTGCCTGCGCGCTGCTCTTGAATGGCGCGAAGCTGAGCGACTACGTCGAGCTGAAAAATGTACTGATTGAGATGGGAGTCTACTTTCAGATACAG GATGACTACCTGGATTGCTTCGGTGACCCTCAAGTTATTGGCAAG GTTGGAACAGACATAGAAGACTACAAGTGCTCCTGGCTAATTGTCCAGGCTATGGAACTGGCTAATGAGAACGAGATGAAAATACTATAC GAGAACTATGGCAAGTCTTCCCCAGAATGTGTCGCAGCAGTGAAGAATGTTTATAAGGAGCTTGATCTTCAG GACATATTCTTGGAGTACGAGTCAAGAGTTTACAAGCACCTGGTTTCAACCATCGACGCTGAACCGGATCGTGCGATTCGGGAGATTTTAAAgatctttttgaagaagatttATAGGAGAAAGAAGTAG
- the LOC123428839 gene encoding putative cyclin-dependent kinase F-2: MGTSSSCHIADDETASGVMSTVASRVADSTVASRVADICEMIDQLVAGTTLSARRIAAISAMIDEVAQGRRRRTTRKRRMGNSRCYEQVSTLGEGTYGVVVKARHRATGQTVALKTLRSSPSQESVGELLREACFMAACSGHASLVALRGLVRTPSTNGCRDYYLVMEYVGPNLRQVFHERIQRGDRPFPEADVRCIVRQLLAGAETMHRNGVVHRDIKPENILVVQDGSGAGNVVKIGDYGLALSTDEQEDGTAGTRYYMAPEVLLEKPDRDTLVDLWSIGCVMAELLTGKTLFDGDDEADQLHKIFDLLGVPDDRAFWFALNSPLLGEEVQLWQARQRSAAGPENRLRELFPEALLSKEGFEVLQGLLTCNPQRRLDAAAALRLPWFADTDSMPVAAVPETGALTPRPRS; the protein is encoded by the coding sequence ATGGGAACAAGTTCGTCTTGCCATATAGCGGACGACGAGACAGCCTCCGGAGTCATGTCCACGGTCGCCTCCCGAGTTGCCGACTCCACGGTCGCCTCCCGAGTTGCCGACATCTGCGAAATGATCGACCAGTTAGTCGCTGGTACAACCCTGAGCGCCAGGCGAATTGCCGCCATCTCCGCCATGATCGACGAGGTCGCccagggaaggaggaggaggacgacgaggaagCGGCGCATGGGCAACTCTCGCTGCTATGAGCAGGTGAGCACGCTCGGCGAGGGCACGTATGGCGTCGTCGTCAAGGCGCGCCACCGCGCCACCGGCCAGACCGTCGCTCTGAAGACTCTCCGCAGCTCGCCCAGCCAAGAATCGGTCGGCGAGCTCCTTCGGGAGGCCTGCTTCATGGCGGCCTGCAGCGGCCACGCCTCCCTGGTTGCTCTGCGTGGCCTCGTGCGCACACCCAGCACCAACGGATGTAGGGACTACTACCTCGTCATGGAATACGTCGGGCCCAACCTCCGCCAGGTCTTCCATGAGCGCATCCAACGCGGTGACCGGCCGTTCCCAGAGGCTGACGTGCGCTGCATCGTGCGGCAGCTGCTAGCCGGCGCGGAGACGATGCACAGGAACGGCGTCGTGCACCGCGACATCAAGCCGGAAAACATCCTCGTCGTCCAGGACGGCAGCGGCGCCGGCAACGTCGTCAAGATTGGCGACTACGGGCTGGCGCTCTCCACGGACGAGCAGGAAGACGGCACGGCCGGAACGAGGTACTACATGGCGCCGGAGGTGCTGCTCGAGAAACCGGACCGCGACACGCTCGTCGACCTCTGGTCCATCGGCTGCGTGATGGCGGAGCTCCTCACCGGGAAGACGCTGTTCGACGGGGACGACGAAGCCGACCAGCTCCACAAGATCTTCGACCTGCTCGGCGTGCCAGACGACAGAGCGTTTTGGTTCGCCTTGAACTCGCCGCTCCTCGGAGAGGAGGTGCAGCTATGGCAAGCGCGGCAACGGTCCGCTGCTGGACCCGAGAACCGGCTGCGCGAGCTGTTCCCCGAGGCGCTGCTATCCAAGGAAGGGTTCGAGGTCCTCCAGGGGCTCCTCACGTGCAATCCCCAAAGGCGGCTGGATGCGGCCGCCGCGCTCCGACTTCCGTGGTTCGCTGACACCGACAGCATGCCTGTCGCCGCTGTCCCGGAGACCGGCGCCCTGACGCCAAGGCCCCGAAGCTGA